One Clostridia bacterium DNA window includes the following coding sequences:
- a CDS encoding S-layer homology domain-containing protein translates to MKRKIAFFLTVVMLCTAMLPVQVFAAKDKVLEGIVAKVKKTFSIPGNYTFSPEAYSENGKKVWNLRWSSKDGDEASIYVRVDEKGTILSYDNWKPYDYSTKKKLPKFSRQEAKAKAEGFIKKINADAFSQVRVSEINNQPMMESNYYFNFDRMVNGIPFYNNNIGVSVNSETGEVQSYYYNWNDGLVFPDKAKAINLDAAKKAYIEKLGLRLVYRYNYENEKLSLFAVYTPKYGSSYAIDALSGDKVQFDPYYGDGYGGGGIVSTIVKDEMVQGANLTPEEIAAIDELSDLISQEAAEKIAREFDKLKLTSEFKLSGANLSRNWPLRDEYTWSLNFHKEATKPDGSGYVYINAGINAKTGEITSFSRSVNNGENAKAKFTEEQAKQAVEEFLKSFKADKLKDVEFDDSNSFYYPLRSGSEEQTYFNFNYTRKVNGAYFPDNKLTIGFDAVSGEVTSFNMNWFDTEFPTIDKKLDISKVYEKLFSVIGLELQYKAKYPYDFYYKGVMPESSKLDVKLVYALKPGKPEYFDVNTGVLLDYNGKPYKENKPVVYTDIKGHSAEKQITVLSEYGVSLEGPKFRPNENITQLDFLNLLSKTMNYYYGPVVSSSSSKDDIDNLYKFLIREGVVKEAEKKASAAVTREEAVKFIIRAMKYDKVADIKGIYKCSFKDANKINPDLLGYVSIAQGLKIVTGSTFNPKSKLTRAQTAVMIYNYLQG, encoded by the coding sequence TTGAAAAGGAAAATAGCTTTCTTTTTAACAGTTGTTATGCTTTGTACAGCAATGCTGCCAGTGCAGGTGTTTGCAGCCAAGGATAAAGTATTGGAAGGCATAGTTGCCAAGGTGAAGAAAACGTTTAGTATTCCCGGTAACTATACTTTTTCGCCTGAAGCTTACTCGGAAAATGGAAAAAAGGTCTGGAACCTGAGATGGAGCAGTAAGGATGGGGATGAGGCAAGCATTTATGTAAGAGTGGATGAAAAGGGTACAATCCTTAGTTATGACAACTGGAAGCCTTATGACTATTCGACAAAGAAGAAGCTTCCCAAATTCAGCAGACAGGAAGCAAAGGCTAAAGCAGAGGGGTTTATTAAGAAAATTAATGCTGATGCTTTTTCTCAAGTCAGAGTTTCCGAAATCAATAACCAGCCGATGATGGAATCCAACTACTACTTTAATTTTGACAGGATGGTAAATGGTATTCCGTTTTACAATAACAACATAGGAGTATCGGTGAACAGTGAAACAGGTGAAGTTCAGAGTTATTATTACAATTGGAATGATGGTTTGGTATTCCCTGATAAGGCTAAAGCTATAAATTTAGATGCAGCAAAGAAAGCCTATATTGAGAAGCTTGGATTGAGGCTGGTATACAGATATAACTACGAGAATGAAAAACTAAGCTTATTTGCTGTCTATACGCCTAAGTACGGAAGTTCTTATGCCATAGATGCCCTCTCCGGTGATAAGGTACAATTTGACCCGTATTACGGAGACGGGTACGGTGGAGGAGGTATAGTATCTACAATTGTCAAAGATGAGATGGTACAAGGTGCTAACCTGACACCTGAAGAAATAGCAGCTATAGATGAACTATCCGATCTTATCAGCCAGGAAGCTGCAGAAAAAATAGCACGTGAATTCGATAAGCTTAAGCTTACAAGCGAATTTAAGCTTTCAGGTGCGAACCTTTCAAGAAATTGGCCTCTAAGGGATGAGTATACCTGGTCTCTGAATTTCCATAAAGAAGCTACTAAGCCGGACGGCAGTGGCTACGTATATATAAATGCCGGTATCAATGCAAAAACAGGAGAAATAACGAGTTTTAGCCGTAGTGTAAATAATGGTGAGAACGCTAAGGCCAAGTTTACAGAAGAGCAGGCAAAACAAGCGGTAGAAGAATTTCTTAAGAGCTTTAAGGCGGATAAATTGAAGGATGTTGAATTTGATGATAGTAACTCATTCTATTATCCATTAAGAAGCGGCAGTGAAGAACAGACATACTTTAATTTTAACTATACCAGAAAAGTTAATGGGGCATATTTCCCGGACAATAAGCTTACAATCGGCTTCGATGCCGTATCCGGCGAAGTGACCAGCTTCAATATGAACTGGTTTGATACTGAATTCCCGACTATAGATAAAAAACTTGATATAAGCAAGGTATATGAAAAACTGTTCAGTGTTATAGGGCTGGAACTGCAGTATAAGGCAAAATATCCATATGACTTCTACTATAAAGGTGTAATGCCTGAGAGCAGCAAGCTTGATGTGAAGCTTGTATACGCATTAAAGCCAGGCAAACCGGAATATTTTGATGTTAATACGGGGGTACTCCTGGATTACAATGGAAAGCCCTACAAGGAAAACAAGCCAGTAGTATACACCGATATAAAAGGTCACTCGGCAGAAAAGCAGATTACAGTATTAAGCGAGTATGGTGTTTCTCTGGAAGGACCGAAATTCAGGCCTAATGAAAATATTACCCAGTTGGATTTCCTGAACCTCCTTTCAAAAACAATGAACTATTATTATGGGCCTGTTGTTTCATCAAGCAGCAGTAAGGATGATATTGACAATCTTTACAAGTTCCTGATCAGGGAGGGTGTAGTTAAAGAGGCTGAAAAGAAAGCATCCGCTGCCGTGACCAGGGAAGAGGCAGTTAAGTTTATCATCAGAGCTATGAAATATGACAAGGTTGCAGATATTAAGGGTATTTACAAATGCAGCTTCAAGGATGCAAACAAGATTAACCCCGACCTCTTAGGATATGTTTCTATTGCACAGGGTCTTAAGATAGTAACTGGAAGCACTTTTAACCCTAAATCAAAACTTACAAGAGCACAAACAGCAGTGATGATTTATAATTACCTCCAGGGATAG
- the rho gene encoding transcription termination factor Rho, whose product MEDINLERKTMEDLRYIAKMMNIKGLSKLKREELISKILEVGKDSNVSEKDQAQDKIEKKPGRRKVKASEELKDDNTVTNEEHQVADPKVEPHHIDDTPKSSEKLQSTETSDIKNDEGNNETVVLRKSKRGRPSKIVKAGQEQNAENTAEQPDDKAPEVEEKPLLNSEVSELEKTEKPDKTKIQTETQVETQVETQAKSKINEDKAEARVEETVKPKLEGPKDDADRQDNRMPQKRFDQRKDNGNIQANNNFEKIESDDPVEGVLEVLPDGYGFLRSDNYLSGPKDVYVSPSQIRRFGLKTGDKIKGKGRIPKEGEKFQALLYVQNVNGDLPDVAAKRIPFENLTPIYPDQRINLETSPRELSTRIIDLIAPIGKGQRGMIVSPPKAGKTILLKKIANSITANHPDIELIVLLIDERPEEVTDMQRSIRGEVIYSTFDEVPEHHIKVAEMVLERAQRLVEQKKDVVILLDSITRLARAYNLTIPPTGRTLSGGLDPGALHKPKRFFGAARNIEFGGSLTIMATALIETGSRMDDVIFEEFKGTGNMELHLDRKLSEKRIFPAIDINKSSTRREELLLNQKELDSIWAIRKAMSNMGTAEVTEMIINKLVQTRTNDDFINSINIAFLEK is encoded by the coding sequence ATGGAGGACATCAATCTCGAGCGTAAGACGATGGAAGACTTACGTTATATAGCAAAAATGATGAATATCAAAGGCTTATCCAAGCTGAAGAGAGAAGAGTTGATAAGTAAGATATTGGAGGTCGGTAAGGATTCAAACGTATCAGAAAAAGATCAGGCTCAGGACAAAATAGAAAAAAAGCCTGGAAGAAGAAAAGTTAAAGCATCAGAGGAGCTAAAGGACGACAATACAGTAACAAATGAAGAACATCAGGTGGCTGACCCAAAAGTGGAGCCGCATCACATAGATGACACGCCAAAAAGTTCTGAAAAATTGCAATCGACTGAAACTTCAGATATTAAGAATGACGAAGGCAATAATGAAACCGTAGTTTTAAGAAAATCCAAGAGAGGAAGACCCTCAAAGATAGTAAAAGCAGGACAAGAACAAAATGCAGAGAATACAGCAGAGCAGCCCGATGATAAGGCTCCGGAGGTAGAAGAAAAGCCCCTGCTGAATAGTGAAGTGTCTGAATTGGAAAAAACGGAAAAGCCGGATAAAACTAAAATACAGACAGAGACGCAAGTAGAGACGCAAGTAGAGACGCAAGCAAAGAGCAAAATTAATGAAGATAAGGCAGAGGCCAGAGTGGAAGAAACAGTAAAGCCTAAGCTTGAAGGACCAAAAGATGACGCTGACAGGCAGGACAACAGAATGCCTCAAAAGCGATTTGATCAAAGGAAAGATAATGGAAATATACAAGCAAATAATAATTTTGAAAAAATTGAAAGTGATGACCCTGTAGAAGGGGTATTAGAGGTACTTCCTGATGGGTATGGCTTCTTGAGAAGTGATAACTATCTTTCAGGACCCAAAGACGTATATGTATCTCCTTCACAGATAAGAAGATTCGGACTTAAAACCGGAGACAAAATCAAAGGTAAAGGTAGAATACCCAAGGAGGGTGAAAAATTTCAGGCATTATTGTATGTCCAAAACGTAAATGGAGATTTGCCTGATGTTGCAGCCAAAAGGATACCTTTTGAGAATCTTACCCCGATATATCCTGATCAGAGAATAAATCTTGAGACATCTCCAAGGGAATTGTCTACAAGGATCATAGATTTAATAGCTCCAATAGGTAAAGGTCAGCGTGGTATGATCGTTTCACCTCCGAAAGCAGGTAAAACGATACTTCTGAAGAAAATAGCAAACAGTATCACTGCGAATCACCCTGATATTGAATTAATAGTATTGCTTATAGATGAAAGGCCGGAAGAAGTAACTGATATGCAGCGTTCCATAAGAGGAGAAGTAATATATTCTACTTTTGATGAAGTACCCGAACACCATATCAAAGTTGCCGAAATGGTTCTTGAAAGGGCGCAGAGACTTGTTGAGCAGAAAAAGGATGTTGTAATCCTGCTGGATAGCATCACAAGGCTGGCCAGAGCTTATAATCTTACAATACCTCCTACCGGAAGAACTTTGTCAGGTGGTCTTGACCCCGGTGCGCTTCATAAACCAAAAAGATTTTTTGGTGCAGCGAGGAATATTGAGTTTGGCGGAAGTCTTACAATAATGGCTACTGCTTTGATAGAAACCGGAAGCAGAATGGACGATGTCATATTTGAAGAATTCAAGGGAACAGGAAATATGGAACTTCATCTGGATAGAAAACTTTCTGAAAAGCGTATTTTCCCTGCTATAGACATTAACAAGTCCAGTACGAGGAGAGAAGAGCTTCTCTTAAATCAGAAGGAATTGGACAGTATTTGGGCTATTAGAAAAGCAATGAGCAATATGGGTACTGCTGAAGTGACAGAGATGATAATTAACAAGCTCGTTCAGACAAGAACCAATGATGATTTTATAAACAGCATAAATATTGCTTTCCTTGAAAAATAG
- the rpmE gene encoding 50S ribosomal protein L31, whose product MQEGIHPNYSESVVKCACGETFTTGSTKKSLHVEICSKCHPFFTGKQKLIDTGGRVEKFKKKFGIVDKE is encoded by the coding sequence ATGCAAGAAGGAATCCATCCTAACTATAGTGAATCAGTTGTAAAGTGTGCTTGCGGTGAGACCTTTACTACAGGATCAACAAAGAAGAGTCTTCATGTTGAAATATGCTCAAAATGCCATCCTTTCTTTACTGGTAAGCAGAAGCTTATTGATACTGGGGGACGTGTTGAGAAATTCAAGAAGAAATTCGGTATTGTTGATAAAGAATAA
- a CDS encoding DUF1385 domain-containing protein: protein MKKTSIGGQALIEGLLMIGPENAAIAVRKPDGEIVIDRRPLPKKDIFTKLPVMRGIVGFFRQIVLGMKALMYSAEFVDIEEDTEAKPSKVDAFLEWVFRDKFKDVAIYLAVVISIAFSIGLFILLPNFLATIVIGVKNSIAYNLFEGILRICLFFGYIVLASLMKDIKRVWEYHGAEHKTIHCYENEEELTVENVRKYTTKHPRCGTSFMFLVMVVSILIFSLLPLGTIWFNALIRLALVPLVAGLSYEVLKFAGKSEWRIMKIINAPGMLFQMFTTREPDDSQIEVAIEAFNNARPKEAGIDNW, encoded by the coding sequence ATGAAAAAAACTAGTATAGGGGGTCAGGCCTTAATTGAAGGACTTCTGATGATCGGGCCGGAAAATGCAGCAATTGCTGTGAGGAAGCCTGATGGTGAGATAGTTATTGATAGGAGGCCTTTACCTAAAAAAGATATTTTTACAAAACTTCCTGTCATGCGTGGGATAGTGGGCTTTTTCAGACAGATAGTTCTTGGCATGAAAGCACTGATGTACTCGGCAGAGTTTGTAGACATCGAAGAGGATACGGAAGCAAAGCCTTCAAAAGTAGATGCTTTTCTTGAGTGGGTTTTTAGAGATAAGTTTAAAGATGTTGCAATTTACCTGGCGGTTGTTATTTCGATTGCATTTAGCATAGGCCTGTTTATATTACTTCCAAACTTTCTGGCCACGATTGTTATAGGTGTAAAAAACTCTATAGCCTATAACTTGTTTGAAGGTATATTGAGAATATGTCTGTTTTTCGGGTATATTGTCCTTGCTTCCTTGATGAAGGATATAAAGCGAGTTTGGGAATACCACGGAGCAGAGCATAAGACTATTCACTGCTATGAAAATGAAGAGGAATTAACTGTTGAGAATGTAAGGAAATATACGACAAAACATCCGAGGTGTGGTACATCATTTATGTTCCTGGTAATGGTTGTGAGTATATTAATATTTTCCTTGCTTCCTTTAGGAACGATATGGTTCAACGCATTAATCAGACTTGCCTTGGTACCACTTGTGGCAGGACTCTCATATGAAGTTCTGAAATTTGCGGGCAAAAGTGAATGGAGAATAATGAAAATCATTAATGCTCCCGGCATGCTGTTTCAGATGTTTACTACAAGAGAACCCGATGACAGTCAGATAGAAGTTGCAATAGAGGCATTCAATAACGCTAGGCCGAAAGAAGCCGGTATTGATAACTGGTAA
- the prmC gene encoding peptide chain release factor N(5)-glutamine methyltransferase, with amino-acid sequence MIIKEALQEGIKSLKGADIETPVVEAGVILCHVLDCDRSWLYTHNDYMLQSKQAEEFLHKLNLRAIGTPVQYITGNQEFMSLNFRVTPDVLIPRHDTEVLVEAVIENVSHMPMVRILDIGTGSGCVAISLAYYLKNCEVVAVDVSHGALELAKLNAEIIGVGRKINFVCLNVFDKMDLLISEDNKFDVIVSNPPYIPTCEISRLQREVKDYEPVRALDGGSDGLEFYRRIVDISRTYLKTEGLLAFEVGYNQAESVRGIMSRDFEKISFIKDVASIDRVVTGKLK; translated from the coding sequence ATGATAATAAAAGAAGCACTGCAAGAAGGAATTAAATCACTTAAAGGTGCAGATATAGAAACCCCGGTTGTTGAAGCCGGGGTTATACTTTGTCACGTATTGGATTGTGATAGGAGCTGGTTATATACCCATAATGATTATATGTTACAGTCAAAACAAGCAGAAGAATTTCTGCATAAGCTGAATTTAAGAGCAATAGGTACTCCTGTTCAGTATATTACCGGGAACCAGGAGTTTATGTCCCTGAATTTCCGGGTTACACCGGATGTGCTTATACCGAGGCATGATACAGAAGTGCTTGTAGAAGCGGTTATCGAAAATGTGTCACATATGCCAATGGTGCGTATACTTGATATTGGGACAGGTTCAGGGTGTGTTGCCATTAGTCTGGCTTATTATTTAAAAAACTGTGAGGTAGTTGCAGTTGATGTTTCTCACGGGGCTTTGGAACTGGCTAAACTAAATGCTGAGATAATAGGAGTTGGGCGTAAGATAAATTTTGTCTGTCTTAATGTTTTTGATAAGATGGATTTACTCATATCTGAAGATAATAAATTTGATGTTATAGTATCCAATCCTCCATATATTCCTACATGCGAGATAAGCAGGCTTCAGAGAGAGGTAAAGGACTATGAGCCTGTCAGAGCTTTAGACGGCGGGAGTGACGGTCTGGAATTTTACAGAAGAATAGTGGATATTTCGCGGACATATCTCAAGACTGAAGGATTATTGGCTTTTGAAGTAGGCTATAATCAAGCTGAATCAGTTCGTGGCATAATGAGCAGGGATTTTGAAAAAATAAGCTTCATCAAAGATGTTGCTTCAATAGACAGGGTTGTCACAGGAAAACTTAAATAG
- the ytvI gene encoding sporulation integral membrane protein YtvI, translating into MNINYEKYYRTAVNLILIIVVFLLIYIVTKYLLPFFAPFVIAILIALINEPVIRILIKRARLPRNIAAILSLLFTISILGFLITLGIIKIYNELVVLQENLSGYIDNTSSELNHLMDRVANYYENLPESVSKAVNENLTSLAPKLEGVIKSLVTYLINTITSIPKVAVFIIVTLLASYFISSDRNKISNFFSRQFPDNWSRNFSGIKSDTFTAVFAYFKALLILMSITFIEVSLGLFIIKADYVLLMGLIVALSDAIPVLGTGIVMVPWITWNLITGNTQMALGLTVIYLAGVIVRQVLEPKIVGDQIGLHPLITLIAMYIGLNVFGVLGLFIGPVSVIIVKNLQTSGLLRLWKD; encoded by the coding sequence ATGAATATTAATTACGAAAAATATTACAGGACAGCTGTTAACTTGATTCTGATCATAGTTGTATTCCTGCTTATCTATATAGTCACTAAATACCTTTTGCCGTTTTTTGCTCCTTTTGTTATTGCAATCCTGATTGCTCTGATCAATGAACCTGTTATCCGGATTTTAATAAAACGTGCAAGGCTTCCAAGAAACATCGCGGCAATCCTGTCACTGCTCTTTACCATAAGCATACTCGGTTTTTTGATAACATTAGGCATCATAAAGATATACAACGAGCTTGTAGTGTTGCAGGAAAACCTTTCCGGCTATATAGACAATACCTCAAGTGAACTGAACCATCTTATGGACCGTGTTGCAAACTATTATGAAAACCTTCCCGAGTCGGTAAGCAAAGCAGTTAATGAAAATCTGACCAGTTTAGCTCCTAAGCTTGAAGGGGTAATTAAATCACTTGTAACATATTTAATCAATACTATAACATCGATCCCCAAAGTAGCTGTATTTATAATAGTCACCCTTCTTGCATCATACTTTATCAGCAGCGACAGAAACAAGATAAGCAACTTCTTCAGCAGACAATTCCCGGATAACTGGTCAAGAAATTTCTCCGGAATAAAAAGTGACACATTCACAGCGGTTTTTGCATACTTCAAAGCTTTATTGATACTGATGTCAATAACCTTTATTGAAGTAAGCCTAGGCTTATTCATAATAAAAGCGGATTATGTGCTGTTAATGGGCCTTATAGTCGCTCTGTCCGACGCTATACCCGTACTTGGCACAGGTATAGTTATGGTACCCTGGATAACATGGAATCTGATTACAGGTAACACGCAGATGGCTCTAGGGCTTACAGTAATATATCTGGCAGGAGTCATTGTGAGACAGGTGCTTGAACCGAAAATCGTGGGAGATCAGATCGGTTTGCATCCTTTGATTACTCTTATAGCCATGTATATAGGGCTCAATGTGTTTGGGGTTTTAGGGCTGTTTATAGGTCCAGTAAGTGTAATCATAGTTAAGAACCTTCAGACATCAGGTTTGCTAAGACTATGGAAGGACTAA
- a CDS encoding NADH-quinone oxidoreductase subunit L: protein MNKELLLAVAILLPALSSILCYILRKAAVRNFIVVVTTLVLFAVAGGFVYLMAQSDGKLVYHLESLHLDWVIKGLDILLLTYVAYIGIKLRKPVIFALAVLQFIPFFLFEIFHVFGTVKEPESAFVIDYLSLVMILLVSVIGPIITVFAIGYMKDHEHHSGLKKSRQPRFFFILFIFLAAMNALVMTNNLAWMYLFWEITTLCSFLLISHDGNTQSVNNAARALWINSLGGLAFICGIIAIYMATGTLAIDQIVANKTVTEFAYLLPFGLSLLCFAGFTKSAQFPFQSWLLGAMVAPTPVSALLHSSTMVKAGVYLVVRMAPAFSGTLLGKIVAVVGGFTFLAGSAIAISQRNGKRVLAYSTIANLGLIVCCAGIGTYVALGAAVLLIIFHAVSKGLLFLCVGTIEHGIGSRDIEDMQGLMKKMPFTTVITVIGMISMLLPPFGVLITKWLAIESAVNSPIVLMSIILGSAFTVVFWSKWIGIILTMSYKPKYNVEKLTFSVKSSLIFLIAGVLAASILIVPMFNGLIKPYLSGLTIANEPLLGGDSLGVVLQGANSAVVGGFASILFFAIVFVLIITIPYFLRRTKPEKVKPPYLCGENINNDLRGIEFISPGDKVDNVIVQNYYLSGIFGEDKLTLWTNLVAGAIIIIMFGVVIG from the coding sequence GTGAATAAGGAACTATTACTGGCTGTAGCAATTCTTTTGCCTGCACTGAGCTCTATACTTTGCTACATCTTAAGAAAAGCTGCGGTACGAAATTTCATTGTAGTTGTAACTACGCTGGTGTTGTTTGCAGTAGCCGGAGGATTTGTTTACCTCATGGCGCAATCTGATGGGAAACTGGTATATCACCTGGAGTCTTTGCACTTGGACTGGGTGATAAAGGGATTGGATATTCTTCTCTTGACCTATGTAGCGTATATAGGTATTAAGTTAAGAAAGCCTGTTATATTTGCACTGGCAGTTCTACAGTTCATACCATTCTTCTTGTTTGAGATTTTCCATGTTTTTGGAACTGTAAAAGAGCCTGAGAGTGCATTTGTTATTGACTACCTGTCATTGGTAATGATACTTCTGGTTTCAGTTATCGGACCTATAATTACTGTATTTGCAATAGGTTACATGAAGGATCATGAGCACCATTCAGGACTAAAGAAGTCAAGACAGCCAAGATTTTTCTTTATATTGTTTATATTCCTGGCTGCGATGAATGCGCTTGTTATGACGAATAATCTGGCTTGGATGTATTTGTTCTGGGAGATAACAACACTTTGTTCCTTCCTGCTTATTTCACACGATGGAAATACACAGTCGGTAAATAATGCAGCAAGGGCATTATGGATAAACTCTCTTGGCGGATTGGCCTTTATATGCGGTATTATAGCTATATACATGGCTACAGGTACTTTGGCTATAGACCAGATAGTTGCAAACAAAACTGTTACGGAATTTGCTTACTTGCTGCCATTTGGTTTGAGTTTGCTATGCTTTGCAGGCTTTACAAAATCAGCACAGTTTCCGTTTCAGAGCTGGCTTCTGGGTGCTATGGTTGCTCCGACACCGGTATCGGCTTTGCTACACTCGAGTACAATGGTTAAAGCAGGTGTGTATCTTGTAGTTAGAATGGCGCCGGCTTTCAGTGGTACTCTTCTCGGCAAAATCGTTGCAGTAGTGGGTGGGTTTACATTCCTTGCTGGATCAGCTATAGCTATAAGTCAGAGGAACGGAAAGAGGGTTCTGGCTTATTCTACTATTGCAAACCTAGGTTTGATAGTATGCTGTGCGGGAATAGGCACATATGTTGCTTTAGGAGCTGCTGTACTCCTTATAATCTTCCATGCGGTTTCAAAAGGTTTGTTGTTCCTGTGCGTCGGTACGATTGAACATGGCATAGGCAGCAGAGACATTGAAGATATGCAGGGGCTTATGAAAAAAATGCCGTTTACAACTGTTATTACAGTTATTGGTATGATCTCAATGCTGTTGCCACCTTTCGGTGTATTGATTACAAAGTGGCTTGCTATTGAATCTGCGGTGAATTCACCGATTGTTTTAATGTCGATTATATTAGGTAGTGCTTTTACTGTTGTATTCTGGTCAAAGTGGATAGGAATCATACTAACCATGTCATATAAACCTAAATACAACGTCGAAAAACTGACCTTCTCGGTAAAGAGCTCACTTATATTCCTTATAGCAGGAGTTCTTGCGGCAAGTATCCTGATAGTGCCTATGTTCAACGGTTTGATAAAACCTTATCTTTCTGGTTTGACAATAGCTAATGAGCCATTACTAGGAGGCGACAGTCTCGGTGTTGTTCTTCAGGGTGCAAACAGTGCTGTTGTTGGTGGATTTGCATCAATACTGTTCTTTGCGATAGTATTTGTGCTGATAATTACAATACCATACTTCCTGAGGAGGACAAAGCCAGAAAAGGTTAAGCCGCCGTACCTGTGTGGAGAGAATATAAACAACGATTTGCGTGGAATAGAATTTATCAGCCCGGGAGATAAGGTTGATAATGTTATAGTTCAAAATTATTATTTATCCGGAATTTTTGGAGAAGATAAATTGACACTCTGGACAAATCTTGTCGCAGGGGCGATTATTATAATAATGTTCGGGGTGGTGATAGGATGA
- a CDS encoding NADH-quinone oxidoreductase subunit H, with translation MITLNNIVIALIAIVAAPIIGGFLTGLDRKISARMQNRYGPPVLQPFYDFFKLMGKERITVNQTQMVYVLGHLFFAIAAVVMFVLKSDLLMLIFILAFSGIALIMGAMSVRSPYSKIGAQREIIQMMAYEPVLLLMVVGIYLATKSFMIESIFKHETPLLYSLPLVFLAFLYVLTIKLRKSPFDFSTSHHGHQELIKGLTTEFSGPQLAIIELAHWYDLVLLLGLISLFFAQPIWVGILIALGSYFLELVIDNISARVTWKWMLKATWLIGIGAAVTNIVWLYLKK, from the coding sequence ATGATTACTCTAAATAATATAGTGATTGCATTAATCGCGATAGTAGCAGCACCAATTATTGGCGGATTTTTGACAGGGTTAGACAGAAAGATTTCTGCGAGAATGCAAAATAGGTATGGACCACCTGTATTACAACCGTTTTATGACTTTTTTAAGTTGATGGGCAAAGAGAGAATTACTGTAAATCAGACGCAGATGGTTTATGTGCTTGGTCACTTGTTTTTTGCCATAGCTGCAGTTGTAATGTTTGTATTAAAGAGCGACCTGCTGATGCTTATTTTTATACTGGCTTTTTCAGGTATAGCACTTATCATGGGGGCGATGAGTGTACGTTCGCCATACAGTAAGATAGGTGCTCAGAGAGAAATTATCCAGATGATGGCATATGAGCCTGTTTTACTATTGATGGTAGTAGGAATATATTTGGCAACTAAGAGCTTTATGATAGAAAGCATATTCAAGCATGAAACGCCGCTGCTATACAGCTTGCCGTTGGTATTTCTTGCGTTCCTGTATGTACTGACAATAAAGCTCAGAAAATCACCCTTTGATTTCTCAACTTCACATCATGGACATCAGGAACTAATCAAAGGTTTGACTACAGAATTTTCCGGACCACAGTTGGCTATAATAGAGTTGGCACACTGGTACGACCTGGTGCTGTTGCTCGGATTGATATCACTGTTTTTTGCGCAGCCGATATGGGTTGGGATATTGATAGCTCTTGGAAGTTACTTCCTTGAACTTGTTATAGATAACATAAGTGCCAGAGTAACATGGAAATGGATGCTGAAGGCTACGTGGTTGATAGGTATAGGAGCCGCTGTTACTAATATTGTGTGGCTCTACCTTAAGAAATAG
- a CDS encoding NADH-quinone oxidoreductase subunit B family protein, which yields MGIIDKSRKKSPWVIHYDGTSCNGCDIETLACLTPLYDVERFGIVNVGNPKHADVLVVTGSVNKRAERVLKNIYSQMPDPKAVVAVGACACTGGIFKECYNVLGGIDKVLPVDVYVPGCCAKPEAIIDGIVLAMDKLEEKAKNMKKGSSAPKAEE from the coding sequence ATGGGTATTATAGATAAATCAAGGAAAAAGTCACCTTGGGTGATACACTATGACGGTACAAGCTGTAACGGATGTGATATCGAAACCCTCGCCTGTCTTACCCCATTATACGATGTAGAGCGATTCGGCATAGTAAATGTTGGAAATCCAAAACATGCAGATGTGCTTGTTGTTACAGGGTCAGTCAATAAAAGGGCAGAAAGGGTTCTGAAGAATATATACAGTCAGATGCCGGATCCGAAAGCAGTTGTTGCAGTAGGAGCTTGTGCATGTACAGGCGGGATATTCAAAGAATGCTATAATGTTTTGGGCGGTATCGATAAAGTTCTCCCTGTTGATGTGTATGTTCCAGGCTGTTGCGCTAAGCCTGAAGCTATCATAGATGGAATTGTATTAGCTATGGATAAGCTTGAGGAGAAAGCTAAAAATATGAAAAAGGGTAGCAGTGCACCTAAGGCGGAAGAATAA